In one Stenotrophomonas maltophilia genomic region, the following are encoded:
- the pepQ gene encoding Xaa-Pro dipeptidase, which yields MIQQDPGALYPDHLAVLCRRAEQALARGGFDHLVVPSGTLHYQVFDDRDYPYAVNPQFKAWLPLTRVPNSWIVFTPGKRPVVIFHQPFDYWHVVPDAPSGWWVEHFDIHIIRTPDEALALLPADPSRCAILGEPQSALGSHVPNNPPAVVNYLEWHRGSKTPYEIALMRQAQVLGVRGHRAAEAAFRNGADEFSIHMAYCQAVGQDANELPYGNIVALNEHAAVLHYTELGRKAPQPLRSFLIDAGASAHGYASDITRTYAAHGHDEFAAMIAAVDAAQQQMCAAVRPGVDYRTLHVDAHLSLMGVLKDFGVIRVSPQTALETGVSAAFFPHGIGHLIGLQVHDVAGFAASDEGGRIERPAGHPYLRLTRVLEPGMVVTIEPGLYFIDMLLNEVKDAGHGDAINWERVDFFRPYGGIRIEDEVLCTDGEADNLTRPEFAAANG from the coding sequence ATGATCCAGCAAGACCCCGGCGCCCTGTATCCCGATCACCTGGCCGTGCTGTGCCGACGCGCCGAGCAGGCGCTGGCGCGCGGCGGCTTTGATCACCTCGTCGTGCCCAGCGGCACCCTGCACTACCAGGTGTTTGATGATCGCGACTATCCCTATGCGGTGAATCCGCAGTTCAAGGCATGGTTGCCGCTGACGCGCGTGCCCAACAGCTGGATCGTGTTTACGCCCGGCAAGCGGCCGGTGGTGATCTTCCATCAGCCGTTCGATTACTGGCACGTAGTGCCGGACGCGCCGAGCGGCTGGTGGGTGGAGCACTTCGACATCCACATCATCCGCACGCCGGACGAAGCGCTGGCGTTGCTGCCGGCCGATCCGTCGCGCTGCGCGATCCTGGGTGAGCCGCAGAGCGCCCTGGGCAGCCACGTGCCGAACAATCCTCCGGCGGTGGTGAATTACCTGGAATGGCACCGTGGCAGCAAGACGCCCTACGAGATCGCCCTGATGCGCCAAGCGCAGGTGCTGGGCGTGCGCGGCCATCGCGCCGCCGAAGCCGCGTTCCGCAACGGTGCCGACGAATTCAGCATCCACATGGCGTACTGCCAGGCGGTGGGCCAGGACGCCAATGAACTGCCCTACGGCAACATCGTGGCGTTGAACGAGCACGCCGCCGTTCTGCACTACACCGAACTGGGCCGCAAGGCACCGCAGCCGCTGCGCAGCTTCCTCATCGATGCCGGCGCCAGCGCGCACGGCTACGCCAGCGACATCACCCGTACCTACGCGGCGCACGGCCACGACGAATTCGCTGCGATGATCGCTGCCGTCGATGCCGCCCAGCAGCAGATGTGCGCGGCGGTGCGCCCGGGCGTTGATTACAGGACGCTGCACGTGGACGCGCATCTGTCGCTGATGGGCGTTCTGAAGGACTTCGGCGTCATCAGGGTATCGCCGCAGACCGCGCTGGAAACCGGCGTCAGCGCCGCATTCTTCCCGCACGGCATCGGCCATCTGATCGGCCTGCAGGTGCATGACGTGGCCGGATTCGCCGCCAGCGACGAAGGCGGCCGGATCGAACGTCCGGCGGGTCATCCCTACCTGCGTCTGACCCGCGTGCTGGAACCGGGGATGGTGGTGACCATCGAGCCGGGCCTGTACTTCATCGACATGCTGTTGAACGAGGTCAAGGACGCCGGCCATGGCGATGCGATCAACTGGGAGCGCGTGGACTTCTTCCGTCCGTATGGCGGCATCCGCATCGAGGACGAAGTGCTGTGCACCGACGGCGAAGCGGACAACCTGACGCGGCCGGAGTTTGCAGCAGCCAACGGTTGA
- the hemW gene encoding radical SAM family heme chaperone HemW translates to MPHAHDHCNHLPGEACSADHDSPPRLVPPPLSLYVHLPWCVRKCPYCDFNSHQAKGELPFEAYIDALLRDLDQDLPLVWGRVVHSVFFGGGTPSLFPPEAIDRFLQQASARLRFAPNAEITLETNPGTAEHGRFDRYRAAGVNRLSFGIQSFDDAALKRLGRIHDSGEAERAVKMAQDAGYDNFNIDLMYALPEQTLAGAESDLERAFALQPAHISHYQLTLEPNTVFFARPPQGIPDEDNAWDMQEHCQALLAQAGFGQYEVSAYARPGRQSAHNLNYWRFGDYLGIGAGAHGKISSGAEEHVLRRWKLKHPQAYLDSAGTPASFGGDDVITPARLPFEYMLNLLRLHEGFSLRDFESRTGLPRSVLDAPLAEAVQRGWLETADGQVRPTELGRRFTNDVVSLFLDE, encoded by the coding sequence ATGCCGCACGCCCACGACCACTGCAACCACCTGCCCGGCGAAGCCTGCTCCGCTGACCACGACAGCCCACCGCGACTGGTGCCACCGCCACTGTCGTTGTACGTGCACCTGCCGTGGTGCGTGCGCAAATGCCCGTACTGCGATTTCAACTCGCACCAGGCCAAGGGCGAGCTGCCGTTCGAGGCCTACATCGATGCTCTGCTGCGCGACCTGGACCAGGACCTGCCGCTGGTCTGGGGCCGGGTGGTGCACAGCGTGTTCTTCGGTGGTGGCACGCCCAGCCTGTTCCCGCCGGAGGCGATCGATCGCTTCCTGCAGCAGGCCAGCGCCCGCCTGCGCTTCGCGCCGAACGCCGAGATCACGCTGGAAACCAATCCCGGCACCGCCGAGCATGGCCGCTTCGACCGCTACCGCGCGGCCGGCGTGAACCGCCTGAGCTTCGGCATCCAGAGCTTCGACGACGCCGCGCTGAAGCGGCTGGGCCGCATCCACGACAGTGGCGAAGCCGAGCGTGCGGTGAAGATGGCCCAGGATGCGGGGTACGACAACTTCAACATCGACCTGATGTACGCACTGCCCGAGCAGACGCTGGCCGGTGCCGAATCGGACCTCGAGCGCGCCTTTGCACTGCAGCCGGCGCACATCTCGCACTACCAGCTGACCCTGGAACCGAACACGGTGTTCTTCGCGCGCCCGCCGCAGGGCATTCCCGATGAAGACAACGCCTGGGACATGCAGGAACACTGCCAGGCGCTGCTGGCGCAGGCCGGCTTCGGCCAGTACGAGGTCAGCGCCTACGCGCGCCCCGGCCGGCAGAGCGCGCACAATCTGAACTACTGGCGCTTCGGCGATTACCTGGGCATCGGCGCCGGTGCACACGGCAAGATCAGTTCCGGCGCCGAAGAGCACGTGCTGCGGCGCTGGAAGCTCAAGCATCCGCAGGCCTACCTGGACAGCGCTGGCACCCCGGCGTCGTTCGGTGGCGATGACGTGATCACGCCCGCGCGGCTTCCGTTCGAGTACATGCTCAACCTGCTGCGCCTGCACGAGGGCTTCAGCCTGCGTGATTTTGAATCGCGCACCGGCCTGCCGCGCAGCGTGCTCGACGCACCGCTGGCCGAGGCCGTGCAGCGCGGCTGGCTGGAGACGGCCGATGGCCAGGTCCGCCCGACCGAACTGGGCCGCCGTTTCACCAATGATGTGGTGAGCCTGTTCCTGGACGAATGA
- the rph gene encoding ribonuclease PH, which produces MSDSRPSGRQPDQLRPVVIQRGFTRHAEGSVLVCFGETRVLCTASVENRVPGFLRGKGEGWVTAEYGMLPRATHTRSDREAARGKQGGRTLEIQRLIGRSLRACVDRNALGERTITLDCDVLQADGGTRTAAITGAYVALVDAVNVLIKRGEIKRNPILGAVAAVSVGVYRGTPVLDLDYAEDSDCDTDMNVVMNDGGGFIELQGTAEGHAFRRDELDALLGLADKGVNELLAAQQAALSA; this is translated from the coding sequence ATGTCCGATTCCCGCCCCAGTGGCCGCCAGCCCGACCAGCTCCGTCCGGTCGTCATCCAACGCGGCTTCACCCGCCACGCCGAAGGCTCGGTACTGGTGTGCTTCGGTGAAACCCGCGTGCTGTGCACGGCCAGCGTCGAGAACCGGGTTCCGGGCTTCCTGCGCGGCAAGGGCGAAGGCTGGGTGACCGCCGAGTACGGCATGCTGCCGCGCGCCACCCACACCCGCAGCGACCGTGAAGCGGCGCGTGGCAAGCAGGGCGGCCGCACGCTGGAGATCCAGCGCCTGATCGGCCGCAGCCTGCGCGCCTGCGTGGACCGCAATGCCCTCGGCGAACGCACCATCACCCTGGACTGCGACGTGCTGCAGGCCGACGGCGGCACCCGCACCGCGGCCATCACCGGCGCCTACGTGGCCCTGGTCGACGCCGTGAACGTGCTCATCAAGCGCGGCGAGATCAAGCGCAACCCGATCCTGGGTGCGGTGGCAGCGGTGTCGGTGGGCGTTTACCGCGGCACTCCGGTGCTGGACCTGGACTATGCCGAAGACAGCGACTGCGACACCGACATGAACGTGGTGATGAACGATGGCGGTGGCTTCATCGAGCTGCAGGGCACTGCCGAAGGCCATGCCTTCCGCCGCGATGAACTGGACGCGCTGCTGGGACTGGCCGATAAGGGCGTGAACGAACTGCTGGCCGCACAGCAGGCGGCGCTGTCGGCATGA
- the rdgB gene encoding RdgB/HAM1 family non-canonical purine NTP pyrophosphatase, with amino-acid sequence MKKLVLASHNAGKLVEMQEILADLPLQITSAAELGLGDVEETGLTFVENALLKARAACEATGLPALADDSGLIVDALGGAPGLYSARYAGHPTNAAANNAKLLDAMADIPDGQRSARFYAVIVLLRHATDPQPLICEGRWEGQIIRELRGTNGFGYNPVFLDTTHGLTAAEMEPALKNAISHRAIALQQLKQQLATLY; translated from the coding sequence ATGAAGAAACTGGTACTGGCCAGCCACAACGCCGGCAAGCTGGTGGAGATGCAGGAGATCCTTGCCGACCTGCCGCTGCAGATCACCTCGGCCGCCGAACTGGGCCTGGGCGACGTCGAAGAGACCGGCCTGACCTTTGTCGAGAACGCGCTGCTGAAGGCGCGCGCGGCCTGCGAAGCGACCGGCCTGCCGGCGCTGGCCGATGATTCGGGGCTGATCGTCGATGCGCTCGGCGGCGCACCCGGCCTGTACAGCGCGCGCTATGCCGGCCACCCGACCAATGCCGCCGCCAACAACGCCAAGCTGCTGGACGCGATGGCCGACATCCCCGATGGCCAGCGCAGCGCCCGCTTCTATGCGGTGATCGTGCTCCTGCGCCACGCCACCGACCCGCAGCCGCTGATCTGCGAGGGCCGCTGGGAAGGGCAGATCATCCGCGAACTGCGTGGCACGAACGGTTTTGGCTACAACCCGGTATTCCTGGACACCACCCACGGCCTGACCGCCGCGGAAATGGAGCCAGCCCTGAAGAACGCCATCAGCCACCGTGCCATTGCCCTGCAGCAGCTCAAGCAGCAGCTGGCGACGCTGTACTGA
- a CDS encoding VOC family protein, with protein MNRRLALTTLVVADYDEAIAWYTGKLGFALLEDIDQGHKRWVVVGPTDGSAAALLLARASDEEQRSRIGNQTGGRVAFFLNTDDFHRDHAAMLAAGVEFLESPREEPYATVAVFRDLYGNTWDLLEPRQ; from the coding sequence ATGAACCGGCGCCTTGCCCTGACCACCCTGGTGGTGGCCGACTATGACGAGGCCATCGCCTGGTACACCGGCAAGCTCGGCTTCGCACTGCTGGAGGACATCGACCAGGGCCACAAGCGATGGGTCGTGGTCGGACCGACCGACGGCAGCGCCGCCGCCCTGCTGCTGGCGCGCGCCAGTGACGAGGAACAGCGCAGCCGCATCGGCAACCAGACCGGTGGGCGCGTTGCGTTCTTCCTCAACACCGACGACTTCCACCGCGACCATGCGGCGATGCTGGCCGCCGGGGTGGAGTTCCTGGAATCGCCGCGCGAAGAGCCCTATGCAACGGTCGCGGTGTTCCGCGATCTGTATGGCAACACCTGGGACCTGCTGGAGCCCCGTCAATGA
- a CDS encoding aminopeptidase P N-terminal domain-containing protein codes for MKQRTGIAAGEYKRRRRQLMDMAGEDAILVLPAASEKVRSLDTHYPYRQDSDFQYLSGFPEPEAVLVLIPGRRHGEAILFCRERDAEREAWDGSRAGQEGAVAQFGMDDAYPIDDLDDILPGLLEGRSRVYYHFGRDADFDLKLIGWVNRVRSQVRHGAQPPHEFLELGHLLHEQRLFKSGAEVALMQHAAQISVRAHLAAMKAAKAGIHEYELQAELERVFRASDAVPAYCSIVGAGRNGCILHYRDNNGRARDGELVLIDAGAEYRGYASDITRTFPVNGRFSAEQRALHDLVGQAQAAALAQARPGVPYEAGHLAAVQTLTEGLLRLGLLKGTLEKNLSEGLYQRFYRHKTGHWIGLDVHDVGDYRLAGDSRLLEPGMAFTIEPGLYIGVDDTTVEPRWRGIGIRTEDDVLITDDGHRVLTEGLARSADEIEAVMAG; via the coding sequence ATCAAGCAGCGCACCGGCATCGCGGCCGGCGAGTACAAGCGTCGTCGCCGGCAGCTGATGGACATGGCCGGCGAAGACGCCATCCTGGTGCTGCCCGCCGCGTCCGAGAAGGTGCGCAGCCTGGATACCCATTACCCGTACCGGCAGGATTCGGACTTCCAGTACCTGAGCGGCTTTCCGGAGCCGGAAGCCGTGCTGGTGCTGATTCCCGGGCGTCGTCACGGCGAGGCGATCCTGTTCTGCCGCGAACGCGATGCCGAGCGCGAGGCCTGGGACGGCAGCCGCGCCGGCCAGGAAGGCGCCGTGGCGCAGTTCGGCATGGACGATGCCTATCCGATCGACGATCTGGACGACATCCTTCCGGGCCTGCTGGAGGGACGCTCGCGCGTCTACTACCACTTCGGCCGTGACGCGGACTTCGACCTGAAGCTGATCGGCTGGGTCAACCGTGTCCGCTCCCAGGTGCGCCACGGTGCGCAGCCGCCGCACGAGTTCCTGGAGCTGGGCCACCTGCTGCATGAGCAGCGCCTGTTCAAGTCCGGCGCGGAGGTGGCGCTGATGCAGCACGCCGCGCAGATCAGCGTGCGTGCGCACCTGGCAGCGATGAAGGCGGCGAAGGCGGGCATCCATGAGTACGAGCTGCAGGCCGAACTGGAGCGCGTGTTCCGCGCCAGCGATGCGGTGCCGGCGTACTGCAGCATCGTCGGCGCCGGCCGCAACGGGTGCATCCTGCACTATCGCGACAACAACGGGCGTGCGCGCGACGGCGAGCTGGTGCTGATCGATGCGGGTGCCGAGTACCGTGGCTACGCCAGCGACATCACCCGCACCTTCCCGGTGAACGGGCGCTTCAGCGCCGAGCAGCGCGCGCTGCATGATCTGGTCGGCCAGGCCCAGGCGGCGGCGCTGGCCCAGGCCCGGCCCGGCGTACCCTACGAAGCCGGCCACCTGGCGGCGGTGCAGACGCTGACCGAAGGCCTGCTGCGGCTCGGCCTGCTGAAGGGCACGCTGGAGAAGAATCTTTCCGAAGGCCTGTACCAGCGTTTCTACCGGCACAAGACCGGCCACTGGATCGGGCTGGATGTGCACGACGTGGGCGACTACCGCCTGGCCGGGGACTCGCGGCTGCTGGAGCCGGGCATGGCGTTCACCATCGAGCCGGGCCTGTACATCGGCGTGGACGATACGACGGTGGAGCCGCGCTGGCGTGGCATCGGCATCCGCACCGAGGACGATGTGCTGATCACCGACGATGGCCATCGCGTGCTGACCGAAGGGCTGGCGCGGAGTGCGGACGAGATCGAAGCGGTGATGGCGGGTTGA
- a CDS encoding PilZ domain-containing protein: MSMTPPQDTRRAPRRQVSDLVPVTDQMRDCVVGRLGNVSETGMLMLASTALRDDALYQFRFPLPLGDGQQAAIDVGVHLLWSEPAHAPGQSWVGFRFLTLSREHRQLLRQWVGEDSDEGPLSTD; encoded by the coding sequence ATGAGCATGACGCCGCCGCAGGACACCCGCCGCGCCCCCCGACGCCAGGTGTCGGACCTGGTGCCGGTGACCGACCAGATGCGCGACTGCGTGGTCGGTCGCCTTGGCAATGTGTCCGAAACCGGCATGCTGATGCTGGCCAGCACTGCGCTGCGCGACGACGCGCTGTATCAGTTCCGCTTCCCGCTGCCGCTGGGCGATGGCCAGCAGGCAGCCATCGACGTGGGCGTGCACCTGTTGTGGAGCGAGCCGGCGCACGCCCCGGGACAGAGCTGGGTGGGCTTCCGGTTCCTCACCCTGTCACGCGAACACCGCCAGCTGCTGCGGCAGTGGGTAGGCGAAGACAGCGACGAAGGACCGCTTTCGACGGACTGA
- a CDS encoding DUF1631 domain-containing protein, with the protein MSAVFSLSATDAARLASTDLPPRVRELLGALTGLCRQALTAPLILTVEALEQLLLHDADRARSPQQQAELMAQRSQLHAFAGHFSERMLDAVAEALARLREPTAFTAAAPPPALPGTIGLSLVDEHEVDRDLLLTEMVRRETQRSANALNLLGQRLGVLAAAPAFEADTLPLAPQALCAMVRRVAEQDGLGAEVQLALYRSFERQVLERLGDLLDRANALLAQQGVLPGLVYTPYLARSSSTRRIITQSVAGGRATQPARRAAAPMTGWGENLPAGSWSTLMQDAFQSGSASAAATPGLTTATGTLLHDLLQRARATPAADAPAVPTAAVDAVLARLQNQASAATGVVDLQAAVVAQLRSEHGPHAQIGSHDRDNLDLLRLLMQQIQQQQRPDPVPAALLARLQVPLARAAMADPGFFVRDEHPARELLNHIAEAGARWLGDDDVDPQFLQRMAQSVQSLLGEDARTPEAFAAANEEVQQHQRAAAHRAELAERRHVEAARGRERLELARRQASAQIEQCCSTQQPPRFVQTLLRQAWSDALTLTRLRHGEDSPQWQERLQQTERIAAVTATAANGVDGTDGALAADVEAALLQVGYHAEEASAVARRLATPGGEDDSTSRTELSARLKARARLGEHTDSRSASAPAAPRSGAEEAAYEQLCSLPFGSWFDIDNGDGTLRRQRLSWYSLLTGHVLFVNPRGQKIAETDLDSLARQISAGRAHLVTEDKGRLVDRAWKASLGALRALAGRNPQDTPA; encoded by the coding sequence ATGTCAGCTGTCTTCTCCCTCTCCGCCACCGACGCTGCCCGCCTGGCCAGCACCGACCTGCCACCGCGGGTACGTGAACTGCTGGGGGCGTTGACCGGCCTGTGCCGGCAGGCACTGACCGCGCCGCTGATCCTGACCGTCGAAGCGCTGGAACAACTCCTGTTGCACGATGCCGACCGCGCGCGCAGTCCGCAGCAGCAGGCTGAACTGATGGCGCAGCGTAGCCAACTGCATGCCTTCGCCGGCCACTTCAGCGAGCGCATGCTCGATGCGGTGGCCGAGGCACTGGCGCGGCTGCGCGAACCGACCGCCTTCACGGCAGCAGCACCACCGCCCGCACTGCCGGGCACGATCGGCCTGTCGCTGGTCGACGAGCACGAGGTCGACCGCGACCTGCTGCTCACCGAAATGGTCCGGCGCGAGACGCAGCGCTCGGCCAACGCCCTGAACCTGCTCGGCCAGCGCCTGGGCGTGCTGGCTGCGGCGCCTGCGTTCGAAGCCGATACCCTTCCGCTGGCACCGCAGGCGCTGTGCGCGATGGTGCGCAGGGTCGCCGAACAGGATGGCCTCGGGGCAGAGGTGCAGCTGGCGCTGTATCGCAGTTTCGAGCGCCAGGTGCTGGAACGCCTGGGCGACCTGCTTGATCGGGCCAATGCCCTGCTCGCCCAGCAGGGCGTGCTGCCGGGCCTGGTCTACACCCCGTATCTGGCCCGCTCGTCGAGTACGCGACGGATCATCACCCAGTCCGTCGCTGGCGGCCGTGCCACGCAGCCAGCCAGGCGCGCGGCGGCCCCCATGACCGGCTGGGGCGAGAACCTGCCTGCCGGCTCCTGGTCGACCCTGATGCAGGATGCCTTCCAGTCCGGTTCCGCATCCGCTGCAGCGACCCCCGGGCTGACCACCGCCACCGGCACCCTGCTGCACGACCTGCTGCAGCGCGCGCGCGCCACGCCGGCGGCAGACGCGCCTGCGGTACCGACTGCTGCCGTCGATGCGGTATTGGCAAGGCTGCAAAACCAGGCCAGCGCCGCTACCGGTGTGGTCGACCTGCAGGCCGCCGTGGTCGCGCAGCTGCGCAGCGAGCATGGCCCGCATGCGCAGATCGGCAGCCATGATCGCGACAACCTGGACCTGCTGCGCCTGTTGATGCAGCAGATCCAGCAGCAGCAGCGCCCGGACCCGGTGCCCGCCGCCCTGCTGGCGCGCCTGCAGGTACCGTTGGCACGTGCAGCGATGGCCGATCCGGGCTTCTTCGTACGCGACGAGCATCCTGCGCGCGAGCTGCTCAACCATATCGCCGAAGCCGGTGCCCGCTGGCTGGGGGACGACGACGTCGATCCGCAGTTTCTGCAGCGCATGGCACAGAGCGTGCAGAGCCTGCTCGGCGAGGATGCACGCACGCCGGAAGCCTTCGCTGCTGCCAACGAAGAGGTGCAGCAGCACCAGCGCGCGGCCGCCCATCGCGCCGAACTGGCCGAACGCCGCCACGTCGAAGCCGCGCGCGGCAGAGAGCGGTTGGAACTCGCCAGGCGCCAGGCCAGCGCCCAGATCGAGCAGTGCTGCAGCACGCAGCAGCCGCCGCGCTTCGTCCAGACCCTGCTGCGCCAGGCCTGGTCCGACGCGCTGACCCTGACCCGGCTGCGCCATGGCGAGGACTCGCCCCAGTGGCAGGAGCGGCTGCAGCAGACCGAGCGCATCGCGGCCGTTACTGCAACCGCCGCCAACGGCGTCGATGGCACCGATGGCGCCTTGGCCGCCGATGTGGAGGCCGCGCTGCTGCAGGTGGGCTATCACGCCGAGGAAGCCTCAGCGGTGGCCCGTCGCCTGGCCACGCCCGGGGGCGAGGACGACAGCACGTCGCGTACCGAACTCAGCGCGCGGCTGAAGGCCCGCGCCCGGCTGGGCGAGCACACCGACAGCCGCAGTGCGTCCGCCCCTGCCGCGCCACGCAGCGGTGCGGAGGAGGCCGCCTACGAGCAGCTGTGCTCCCTGCCCTTCGGCAGCTGGTTCGACATCGACAACGGCGACGGCACGCTTCGCCGCCAGCGCCTGTCCTGGTACAGCCTGCTGACCGGCCATGTGCTGTTCGTCAATCCGCGCGGGCAGAAGATTGCCGAAACCGACCTCGACAGCCTGGCGCGGCAGATCAGCGCTGGGCGTGCGCATCTGGTCACCGAAGACAAGGGCCGGCTGGTCGACCGCGCCTGGAAGGCCAGCCTGGGCGCCCTGCGTGCGCTTGCCGGCCGCAACCCGCAGGACACCCCCGCATGA